From the genome of Bacteroidota bacterium:
AATTATTTATTAAATTAGCTATCTAATAGAACCCAATACAAACCCTTACCCATCATGGCAAAAAAGTCTAAAAAAAAACCGGCAAAGAAAAAGGCAACTAAAAAGAAAGTGACAGCGGAAGTTGAAGTAATCAGCTATACCGAGATCATAACTCCATCAACTATCGATAACGATCCGATAATGAACGAAGCTCCCGAGCAACCTCAATCGGAAACGCCAACAGATACTTTATTTTAACATTCCTTTATGCAAACGGGAACGGTTAAGTCATTCAATGAAATGAGCGGGTATGGATTTATTAAGATTGATGAAACAGGCGAAGAGATCTTTGTTCATCAATCAGGATTGATGTGTGAAATCTGTAAAGGTGATAAAGTAACTTTCCAGATTACAGAAGGCAAAAAAGGCTTGAATGCAACTAATGTAAAGCATGCTGAGTAATTTGTCCGGTACTATTACATCCTTATTTACCAACCATAATAGTGTTCCGCATATACAGCTTTCTCATTGTAATCCACAAACAACTAATTACCAATATATTACGACCATATTTCGCAAAAAGAGTTGTTTGTGGGTTTTATTTTTTTGTTTACATTTGCAATCCTCTTGCGCCAAGGTGTAAGAGTACATAAGCGGAAGTAGCTCAGTTGGTAGAGCGTAACCTTGCCAAGGTTAAGGTCGCCGGTTCGAGACCGGTCTTCCGCTCGAAAGAGTTCAAAGTTTAAAGTTCGTTTTGAACTTTTAAGCTTTGAACTTTTTTATTGCCTAAAATAGGATTTTAAGACCTGCTTATACTCTTTTATTTTACATTCTTAATTCATCATTCTTTATGTCCACCCTCGTTAAAGTTTCGGCGGACGAAGCGTCAAGACTATTAGCGTCGGTGTTACCTTCCCAGCCCGTCCGAAGGAGCTCGAACTGACAATTGTGAGTCACTTCGGGGAGGCTCAATTTCAAGCCGTATCCAGAAGTGATGCCAATAAATTTCAACCCTTGATTCACATTATTTTTCAAAGGAGTAATACAGATGTAAGAAAATAACTCATTATGGATTTTTATTTAATAAAAATTCGCCGAAGTTGCGAATGGTTATTTTCAGAACTATGACACAAAAGAGAATTACATTAATATTTCTATTTATTAGTTTGTTTTCAACAGTTTCTCATGGGCAATCTGGCTCATCAGGGGATCCCTTCACCGCTGTTGGTCAGACTCTGGGAGTTACAAGTGCTGGGACATATTATTTTAATTTGGATGGTGTAACATTTAATACATATGTAGATATAAACGGATATGTGCAAGTGGCAATTGATTTTGGAAACGGGACCGGGGATTTGCCCGCAGGAACCAGTTTAACTACCGGCAGTCGCGGTATATTAAACTCCACTGTTCTCGCATCACTTGCTTCAATTACTGAAGTTAGAATATCTTCAAGCACCGGTAATGTGGATGTTGTTACATTGAATTCAACTATTATTTCCAGAGTTAAGAATAACCAAACACTTGATCAGGGTGCTGTAGATAATGCAATCAATAACGACTGGACTGGTACTAATGCAGGGTGTTTTACCTGCGATGCCAGTTGCAACAATGGAGTGGGAAATTTACATCAGAATATTTTTCACCCATGTGGCAATGGAGGGGGATTCCACTGGGTACAAAGCTCCGACGCTCAACGGGAAATATGGAATTCCGGTGAAGTTACCAATGAAACTTCCTTTCATCTGTGGGTAAGAGATGCTAATTATCCACTTCCAATTAAATTGTTAAACTTCCGTTCTCTTGCTACAGATATAGGAGTAAAATTAATGTGGGAAACCGCTTCTGAAATCAATAATGACTATTTCATCGTTGAACGTTCAAAGGATACCAGGAGATGGGAATATGTAGAAAAAATTAAAGGAGCTGGTAATTCATCTGAACTTATAAGCTATACTTCCATAGATGAAATTCCTTTAGCAGGCGTTTCTTATTACAGGTTAAAGCAGACCGATTTTGATGGCAATTATACTTATTCATCAATAAGCTCGGTTACTACGGAGACAAAATTAAGTACACCCTTTTCATTATATCCCAATCCAACAAATGATCGAGTTACTGTGCAAGCTGATAAAATGGAAATGGAATACGTTAAAATATTTGAGTTATCCGGAAAGGATGTGACTTCTTTGGTTGATATTTC
Proteins encoded in this window:
- a CDS encoding cold shock domain-containing protein, which codes for MQTGTVKSFNEMSGYGFIKIDETGEEIFVHQSGLMCEICKGDKVTFQITEGKKGLNATNVKHAE
- a CDS encoding T9SS type A sorting domain-containing protein, whose amino-acid sequence is MTQKRITLIFLFISLFSTVSHGQSGSSGDPFTAVGQTLGVTSAGTYYFNLDGVTFNTYVDINGYVQVAIDFGNGTGDLPAGTSLTTGSRGILNSTVLASLASITEVRISSSTGNVDVVTLNSTIISRVKNNQTLDQGAVDNAINNDWTGTNAGCFTCDASCNNGVGNLHQNIFHPCGNGGGFHWVQSSDAQREIWNSGEVTNETSFHLWVRDANYPLPIKLLNFRSLATDIGVKLMWETASEINNDYFIVERSKDTRRWEYVEKIKGAGNSSELISYTSIDEIPLAGVSYYRLKQTDFDGNYTYSSISSVTTETKLSTPFSLYPNPTNDRVTVQADKMEMEYVKIFELSGKDVTSLVDISVEGESKAVINLSKLEPGVYWIKSGIGTGKIYKW